A single window of Mangifera indica cultivar Alphonso chromosome 18, CATAS_Mindica_2.1, whole genome shotgun sequence DNA harbors:
- the LOC123201665 gene encoding receptor-like protein 43 has translation METIRLLISLAAQMKWKIYQLDVKSAFLNGYLEEEVYVEQPMDFLVKGHEDKVLKLRRALYGLKQAPNAWNTRINKYFQDNGFVCCPHEYSLYVKSYKNEDLLLVYLYVDDLIFTGNNQRLFEEFKKAMSQEFEMTNIGLMSYYLGLEVKQTQGRIFISQKSYAREILKKFNMLDCNPVSTPMECGIKLSKFDEGFGMLSRFMEAPTFVHMKTAKRILCYLKGTIDYRLFYSSVVDFKLIGFCDSDFVGDVDDRKNTTSFLRSLLRELYLPQKEATEICIDNKSAQALAKNPVFHDHSKHIDTRILISESGGWKNLAYLNLAQNFLTYIEHHPWRNIVTLNVSNNMLQGTLLVPPPKTETLLLSNNQLTGLIPPSICNLSSLMYLSLSDNNLNGRFPHCFGSFVRIVRLHLKKNDLHGSIPDTFANLSSLTSLDLNGNKLERRLPKSLVNCSFLEVINVGNNKISDEFPYWLQTLPELRVVVLRSNRFHGPIQYPKSLFHFYNLQILDLSHNEFKGFLPAKLFQNLGAMMHFANNETEARYIGDAYYKDSVVLTMKGLDFEMTRIITIFTSIDLSHNNFQGEIPGILENFKSLIVLNLAHNSLTGKILSALANLKALESLDLSSNKLYGRIPAQLERLTFLSLLNLSHNQLSEPIPQG, from the exons ATGGAGACGATTCGATTACTGATTTCTCTAGCAGCTCAAATGAAATGGAAAATCTATCAACTCGATGTTAAGTCGGCTTTTCTAAATGGCTATCTTGAAGAGGAGGTATATGTTGAGCAACCAATGGATTTTCTAGTTAAAGGCCATGaggataaagttttaaaattgaggAGAGCattatatggtttaaaacaagcaccaaATGCTTGGAATACTCGCATTAACAAGTATTTCCAAGACAATGGATTTGTTTGTTGCCCTCATGAGTACTCTCTTTATGTTAAATCATATAAGAATGAAGATTTGTTACTTGTTTACctttatgtggatgatcttATCTTCACCGGTAATAATCAAAGATTGtttgaagaatttaagaaaGCTATGTCACAAGAGTTTGAGATGACGAACATTGGACTTATGTCATACTATTTGGGCTTGGAGGTGAAGCAAACACAAGGCAGaatttttatttcacaaaaaagCTATGCAagagaaatattgaaaaaattcaacATGCTTGACTGCAATCCTGTTAGCACACCTATGGAATGTGGAATAAAATTGTCAAAGTTCGATGAAGGAT TTGGAATGTTAAGTCGTTTCATGGAAGCTCCTACTTTTGTCCACATGAAAACTGCTAAAAGAATACTTTGTTATCTTAAAGGAACAATTGATTATAGGTTATTCTATTCTTCAGTAGTTGATTTCAAGCTTATTGGATTTTGTGATAGTGATTTTGTAGGAGATGTTGATGATAGAAAGAACACTACTAGTTTT CTAAGGAGTTTATTGAGGGAACTCTACTTACCACAAAAGGAAGCAACTGAAATTTGTATTGATAACAAATCTGCACAAGCATTGGCCAAAAACCCGGTTTTCCATGATCATAGCAAACATATTGACACAAG GATTTTGATATCTGAGTCAGGAGGATGGAAGAATTTGGCTTATCTGAATCTTGCCCAAAATTTTCTGACATACATAGAGCACCATCCATGGAGGAATATTGTAACTCTTAATGTTTCAAACAACATGCTCCAAGGAACACTTTTAGTTCCACCACCTAAAACTGAAACTTTGCTGCTTTCGAATAATCAATTGACTGGGCTGATTCCTCCATCCATCTGCAATTTGAGTTCCCTTATGTATCTTTCCTTGTCTGACAACAATCTGAATGGAAGATTTCCACACTGTTTTGGAAGCTTTGTACGTATTGTTAGGTTGCACTTGAAGAAGAATGATCTTCATGGTAGCATTCCTGATACATTTGCAAATTTAAGCTCCTTGACGAGTCTTGATCTTAATGGTAACAAGTTGGAAAGGCGTTTACCAAAATCCTTGGTAAATTGTAGTTTTCTGGAGGTTATCAATGTAGGAAATAACAAGATAAGTGATGAATTTCCTTACTGGTTGCAAACTCTTCCAGAGCTGAGAGTTGTTGTCTTGAGGTCTAATAGATTTCATGGTCCCATACAGTATCCCAAATCTTTATTCCATTTCTACAATTTGCAGATTCTAGACCTTTCTCACAATGAATTCAAAGGTTTTCTGCCCGCAAAATTGTTTCAAAACTTGGGAGCTATGATGCATTTTGCTAATAATGAAACTGAGGCCCGGTATATTGGAGATGCTTATTACAAAGATTCTGTAGTTTTGACAATGAAAGGGCTGGACTTTGAAATGACCAGAATCATAACAATCTTTACGTCTATTGATCTCTCGCACAATAATTTTCAGGGAGAGATTCCAGgaattcttgaaaatttcaaatcactCATAGTCCTCAATCTTGCTCATAATAGTCTAACAGGAAAAATACTATCTGCATTGGCGAATTTAAAAGCTCTTGAATCATTAGATCTCTCTTCAAACAAGCTTTATGGAAGGATTCCTGCACAATTGGAAAGGCTTACATTCCTCTCATTATTAAATCTTTCCCATAATCAACTTTCAGAACCCATCCCTCAAGGCTAA
- the LOC123201533 gene encoding DNA polymerase zeta processivity subunit: MDRSEAQSPQVETARILVEFLEVAVTSIVFLKGLYPAGAFERKRYMNVVVQRARHPGLRQYIHSAVNGLLPFIQKGLVERVAVIFFTADNIPVERYIFKIMINQSYGTKVEEGELEFSLRSFFIKLSVSQSLSKVLPNGCRWEITAYFHSLPQVGTSKDSESWIPTNTQQWQQPPLITPIKSMNRDPLNLQLYLEHPSFSETKS, encoded by the exons ATGGACCGGAGCGAGGCTCAATCTCCTCAAG TTGAAACGGCGAGAATTCTGGTGGAATTCTTGGAGGTGGCAGTCACTTCAATTGTTTTCCTCAAGGGACTTTATCCTGCTG GTGcttttgaaagaaaaaggtATATGAATGTGGTAGTTCAGAGGGCTCGCCACCCTGGACTCAGACAATATATTCATTCTGCCGTTAATGGTCTTCTTCCTTTTATCCAAAAG GGGCTGGTGGAGAGAGTAGCAGTCATATTCTTCACTGCTGACAACATCCCTGTAGAGAGGTATATTTTCAAGATCATGATTAACCAATCTTATGGCACAAAGGTGGAAGAAGGTGAACTGGAGTTCTCACTGAGGTCCTTCTTTATCAAACTTTCAGTCTCTCAATCCCTCTCTAAGGTTCTTCCAAATG GCTGCAGGTGGGAGATAACGGCGTACTTTCACTCCCTTCCTCAGGTTGGTACAAGCAAGGATTCAGAATCATGGATCCCTACAAATACACAGCAGTGGCAGCAGCCTCCACTAATAACTCCAATCAAGTCAATGAACAGAGACCCTTTGAATCTGCAGTTATATCTGGAGCATCCTAGTTTCTCAGAAACAAAGTCTTAA